The proteins below are encoded in one region of Natranaerobius trueperi:
- a CDS encoding phage holin family protein — MLRLVVRFIISALVLMVLSFILPGFAVVGFGSALLAAVVIALLSQGAEYLIGENASPNGRGVVSFIVAAIVIYMAQFIVTDMSVGILGAMLAAFAIGIVDIFVPTKLR, encoded by the coding sequence TTGTTACGATTAGTTGTTCGTTTTATTATTTCAGCTTTAGTATTAATGGTTTTAAGTTTTATTTTACCTGGCTTTGCAGTGGTGGGATTTGGTAGTGCACTTTTAGCAGCTGTGGTTATAGCTCTCTTAAGTCAAGGTGCAGAATATTTGATTGGTGAAAATGCATCACCTAATGGAAGAGGAGTAGTATCATTTATTGTAGCGGCGATAGTGATTTATATGGCTCAATTTATAGTGACAGATATGTCAGTAGGTATTTTAGGGGCTATGTTAGCTGCCTTTGCAATTGGAATTGTAGATATATTTGTTCCAACTAAACTACGTTAA
- the addA gene encoding helicase-exonuclease AddAB subunit AddA: MKELYKKAGWTEKQASVITDNHHHMLVSAGAGAGKTAVLVERIIARLKMSEDPLSVDSLLVVTFTEKAANEMRERIGRELKKSLEKDPDNKHLKKQLYLLNKASISTLHSFCLETLKHYFYYLDIDPGFAVGNDYDVKLLRHQVMEEFLEDKYAKGETLFYQLVDSYGGDKGDEHLKKMVLTLHNFSRSYPQPYKWLEQVKKHFQIEDDMALKDTTFFIAIKDEIENSLTRAIKNIESALKLCDEPAGPYKYAEQLEDELKKIKEFKHLVSSDFNWDLLTEKFASFTFTKLPRITKQDAVDENLKKEVKDVLRDSAKSELEELKKRYFARNQKELLEDLKAVGPLVCELVDMVKQLDERFKHAKKNLGIMDFSDLESYTYELLTEYPKVAEELREQYTQVMVDEYQDINEVQNAIIEELTGKEPDHPDLFMVGDVKQSIYRFRMAEPGLFLSKYNNYLNDNDEGIVIELQDNFRSASNVIRGVNYLFENIMEKKLSGLTYDDTVKLKASGPKREEFSDKKIITDNTEVHLLEKNTDEEYDEQDSEREAYLIASKIIELMEEGYQVFDKKLRDYRPIQYQDCVILSRKTKEQAEQVASIFQKLEIPLYAELDTGYFATQEIQVMLSLLKIIDNPRQEIPLAGVLRSPLIGLTGDELMSIRLTNKYGDYYDALLKASGKIKCEENDQQFISDDLKEKLANFLDNLERWRTVSREKALSELIWDIYQTTGYLDYVAGFSSGRERQANLWSFYDRALQFDSFTQSGLVKFLNFIEKLIEQDFDLGKAKAVSENENVVRFMSIHKSKGLEFPLVFIMGLGKDFNFLDQYGDLLLHKDYGLGPKLVDLNKRIKFPTVAHHAISGCLQSETLAEEMRVLYVAMTRAEEKLYLVGSEKNVRDKLAVRKDPSSAKCYLDWILPNLHDESELDYQIWDEIPIINQSTENKRQWKSHLNFCLEKEPIDNTEDYQVTTSLSNKELKNRLNFSYPYKEVTQLPGKMSVTEIAKRNTLSKETMSETAATSITKKAANQPNFMKEEHGLTGAEKGTSVHLAFQHLPLDEDITSIEFISSYLDHLVNKEILSIKERESISEESITKFFESNLGEKILNKPDNLVREMPFTIGIPADQVYTQLEECNEIVVVQGVIDFLFWDNGSYYLIDFKTDKLYSKNISKELNKLAERYRTQIEVYRRAINEIYGDHSGNSFLYHVPSSNWIEISY, translated from the coding sequence TTGAAGGAACTATATAAAAAAGCTGGTTGGACTGAAAAACAGGCAAGTGTTATTACGGACAACCATCACCATATGTTAGTTTCTGCAGGAGCGGGAGCGGGTAAAACAGCTGTATTAGTAGAGCGCATTATAGCTCGTTTGAAAATGTCAGAAGACCCGTTATCTGTAGATAGCTTACTAGTAGTAACTTTTACGGAAAAAGCAGCTAATGAAATGAGAGAAAGAATAGGACGTGAGTTAAAAAAATCTTTAGAGAAAGATCCAGATAATAAACATCTAAAAAAACAATTGTATCTGTTGAACAAAGCTTCTATCTCTACTTTGCATTCCTTTTGCTTAGAAACATTAAAACATTACTTTTATTATCTAGATATAGACCCAGGGTTTGCTGTAGGGAATGATTATGATGTAAAACTTTTAAGGCATCAAGTGATGGAAGAATTTCTAGAGGATAAATATGCAAAAGGTGAAACATTGTTTTATCAATTAGTTGATTCTTATGGTGGTGATAAGGGTGATGAACATCTAAAGAAAATGGTCCTTACTCTTCACAATTTTTCTAGAAGCTACCCACAGCCATATAAGTGGTTAGAACAAGTTAAAAAACACTTTCAAATTGAAGACGATATGGCTCTAAAAGATACTACTTTTTTTATAGCTATTAAAGATGAAATAGAGAACTCTTTAACAAGAGCGATTAAAAACATAGAAAGTGCACTAAAATTATGTGACGAGCCTGCAGGGCCATATAAATATGCAGAACAACTCGAGGATGAATTAAAAAAGATCAAAGAATTTAAACATCTTGTAAGTAGTGACTTTAATTGGGATCTGTTGACAGAAAAGTTTGCTAGTTTTACATTTACTAAACTTCCACGTATTACTAAACAGGATGCAGTTGATGAAAATCTCAAAAAAGAAGTTAAAGATGTTTTACGAGATAGTGCAAAGTCAGAACTTGAAGAACTGAAAAAACGTTATTTTGCAAGAAATCAAAAAGAGCTATTAGAAGATTTAAAAGCTGTAGGGCCGTTAGTTTGTGAACTAGTTGATATGGTAAAGCAATTAGATGAACGTTTTAAACACGCCAAAAAGAATTTAGGGATTATGGACTTTTCGGACTTAGAGAGCTATACGTATGAATTGTTGACAGAGTATCCTAAAGTTGCTGAAGAGTTACGAGAACAGTACACTCAAGTAATGGTTGACGAATATCAAGACATTAATGAGGTACAAAATGCTATTATAGAAGAACTAACAGGGAAAGAACCTGATCATCCTGATCTATTTATGGTAGGTGATGTTAAGCAGAGTATCTATCGCTTTCGAATGGCTGAACCTGGATTATTTTTAAGTAAATACAATAATTATCTAAACGATAATGACGAAGGTATAGTTATTGAATTACAGGATAATTTTAGATCAGCGAGTAATGTTATTCGTGGAGTTAATTATTTATTTGAAAACATTATGGAGAAAAAACTATCTGGTCTAACCTATGATGATACGGTAAAATTAAAAGCTTCGGGCCCTAAACGAGAAGAGTTTAGTGATAAAAAAATTATTACTGATAATACAGAAGTTCATTTATTAGAAAAAAATACAGATGAAGAGTATGATGAGCAGGATTCTGAACGAGAAGCTTATCTTATAGCTAGTAAGATCATAGAATTAATGGAAGAAGGTTATCAAGTATTTGATAAAAAATTAAGAGATTATAGACCAATACAATATCAAGATTGTGTAATTTTATCTAGAAAGACTAAAGAACAAGCTGAGCAAGTGGCATCTATTTTTCAAAAACTAGAAATTCCTTTATATGCTGAACTAGATACAGGTTACTTTGCAACACAAGAAATCCAAGTAATGTTGTCACTTTTAAAAATAATAGATAATCCTAGACAAGAAATACCACTTGCTGGGGTACTTCGTTCTCCACTTATAGGTTTAACTGGTGATGAATTGATGTCTATTAGGTTAACTAATAAATACGGTGACTATTATGATGCTCTCCTTAAGGCATCAGGTAAAATTAAATGTGAAGAAAATGATCAACAATTTATTTCTGATGATCTTAAAGAAAAACTAGCTAATTTTTTAGATAACCTTGAAAGATGGCGCACTGTTTCTCGTGAAAAAGCACTTTCTGAATTAATTTGGGACATTTATCAAACAACTGGCTATTTAGATTATGTGGCCGGATTTTCCTCTGGAAGAGAAAGACAAGCTAACTTATGGAGCTTTTATGATAGAGCCTTACAATTTGATAGTTTTACACAGTCAGGTCTTGTGAAATTTTTAAACTTTATTGAGAAATTAATTGAACAAGATTTTGATTTAGGTAAAGCTAAAGCTGTTAGTGAAAATGAGAATGTCGTAAGATTTATGAGTATTCATAAAAGTAAAGGTTTAGAATTTCCACTAGTCTTCATAATGGGACTTGGAAAAGACTTTAACTTTTTAGATCAGTATGGTGATTTATTACTTCATAAAGACTATGGATTAGGGCCTAAATTGGTTGATCTAAATAAGCGCATTAAATTTCCTACAGTAGCTCACCATGCTATCAGTGGTTGTTTACAATCAGAAACACTAGCTGAAGAAATGCGCGTTCTATATGTTGCAATGACTAGAGCTGAAGAGAAACTTTATTTAGTTGGTTCAGAAAAAAACGTGAGAGATAAATTAGCTGTTAGGAAAGATCCGAGTTCAGCAAAATGTTACTTAGATTGGATTTTACCTAACTTACATGATGAATCAGAACTTGACTATCAAATATGGGATGAAATACCAATTATAAATCAATCAACAGAAAACAAAAGGCAATGGAAATCACATCTTAACTTCTGTCTAGAAAAAGAGCCTATTGATAATACAGAAGATTATCAGGTAACTACATCTCTAAGTAATAAAGAATTAAAAAACAGATTGAATTTTAGCTATCCATACAAAGAAGTAACGCAATTACCAGGGAAAATGTCTGTAACAGAAATTGCAAAAAGAAATACTTTGTCTAAGGAAACGATGTCTGAGACTGCTGCTACTTCAATTACTAAAAAAGCAGCAAACCAACCAAATTTCATGAAAGAAGAACATGGCTTAACTGGAGCAGAAAAAGGTACTAGTGTTCACTTAGCATTTCAGCACCTTCCATTAGATGAGGATATAACATCTATAGAGTTTATATCTAGCTATTTAGATCATTTAGTGAATAAAGAAATACTTTCAATTAAGGAACGCGAGTCGATATCAGAAGAATCTATTACTAAATTCTTCGAGTCTAATTTAGGTGAAAAAATACTTAATAAACCTGACAATTTAGTTAGAGAAATGCCATTTACAATAGGAATACCTGCAGATCAAGTTTATACTCAACTTGAAGAGTGTAATGAAATAGTTGTTGTTCAAGGTGTTATTGACTTTTTATTTTGGGACAATGGATCTTATTATCTGATAGATTTTAAAACAGATAAATTATATAGTAAGAATATCTCTAAAGAATTAAATAAACTAGCTGAGAGATATCGTACACAAATTGAAGTATATAGACGTGCTATTAATGAAATCTACGGAGATCATAGCGGAAATAGTTTTTTATATCATGTACCTAGTTCTAATTGGATTGAAATCTCTTATTAA